The genomic interval GGGGCCCATCGCCAAGGTGGTGGTCGCGAGCGTCGCGCTCTCGGAGACGACCCCCGGGCTCGCGCGGCTCGCGGTCACCCCCTCCGACGTGGTCTGCACGATCGACGGCTCCGCCGGCACGACCGAGGTCGACGGGACGCGCCCTCACGGCGTCGTGTGCCAGCTCGACGCGCGCGACCCGAAGGCGCGCGGCGCCGAGGTCGCGAAGTCCCCGGGGACGCTCACGCTCCCCGCCGTGACGAAGCCCCTCGCGCGCCGCGTGGGCGCGGCCGAACGAGGCGGGCGCGACGGGGAAGGGCGCGTCACGATCGACCTCGCCGAGCCGTCGGGTGCACCTGCCTCTGCCGAAGGGGTCGAGGTGACCGCGACGAACGGCGTGACCGTCACGCGGGTCGATCGCGAAGGCACGCGCCTCGTCGTGCACCTCGCGTACCCGAGCACCGCGCGCCCGTTCGTGCTCCGCGTGCAGAAGGGCACGAGGGTCACCGAGTCGCCGGTGCTCCACGCCTCCCCGACCCGCGAGGCCGAAGCGGTGCCCCGCGCCCCACGCCGCGACGACGACGGCATCCGCCCCCGGGGCTTCGAGATCGGCGCGGGCTTCGGCCTCGGGGAGCTCTTCTCGGGCCACGGAGGCCGACAGCTCACGCTCGCGACGGCCTACCGCACGCCCCTCTCCCGGACGTTCGGAGTGGCGCTCGGTCCGAGCGTGACGATCGCGCGCTTCGACGCGGCCCCGATCGACGCGCCGAGCTTCGACGGCGCGCCCCCGGGGGACGTCTCGTCGCACACCAACGTCGTCCTCGGTTTCCCGGTGGCGCTGCGCCTCTTCCCGAGCCGCACGCTCTCCCCCTACGTCGCGGCCGCGCCCGAGCTTGCTCTCCAACGAGCGTCGTTCGCGAAGGGGCTCCTCCGAACGACGGCGACCGGGACCGCCCTCGGAGGCCGGCTCACCCTGGGCGGCCAAGCCGCGGCCGGCCCCGGCTTCGCGTACCTCGAGGGCTCGCTCCGCGGCATGGCCGCCGTGGCCTCGGACACGTCGTCCGAGCCCCTCACCGGGGCGTCGTTCGATCTGGGGTACCGCCTCGCCTTCTGAGAGGGCTCCCCCTCGCTCGCACCTCGCCCCACCACGCGATACCATGTGGACCGTGGTGGCACGCCTCGCGAACCTCTCGAGATCGAAGCGGATCCGGCTCGCGATCGGAGCGCTCCTCACCACGCTCACCCTCGGGACGGCCGTGCCGAGCGCGTTCGTCTACCGCGACGGGGTCACGCGCATCACGCCCGAGGACGACGTCCGTCACGCCGACGCGATCCTCGTGCTCGGCGCCAAGGTCTTCCCCGACGGCCGCCCGAGCGACGTGCTCCGCGATCGACTCGAGGCGGCCCTCCGGCTCTACCGCCGCGGCGTCGCGCGGACCGTGCTCCTCACGGGCGATCACGCGGAGCCCGGGTACGACGAGCCCGGGGCGATGGCCGCGTGGCTCGTTTTGCACGGAGTGCCGAAGGACGCGCTCGTCCAAGACGGGCGCGGGCTCGACACGTACAGCTCGATGGCGCGGGCCAAGGGCACCTACCGCATGAACCGCGTGGTCGTGGTGACCCAGGCCTTTCACC from Myxococcales bacterium carries:
- a CDS encoding FecR domain-containing protein, which translates into the protein MRILNSALLLALVALAPSSAFAQSANSDYTTKAGDDCVSVAMKAYGDRRAVELIHEANPWMGPVPHVLKPGTVLHLPPKSQLGTSPDARVTFVRNKVTVQAAATKSAELNDPLFRTNRVSTANASSANVTFRDETQIRIGEESLVIILGDVQGAAKKQPADATLVSGALQARLGELSGKRPLTVETGGGAKVTMSSGDAVVGVDAQKTTRLAVHGGSAAFAAALSTVTVAKGFGSKAESGKPPTPPRPLPAAPVWASAPPEVVFADAAGKARVVARYADSGLAGKPKAASFRVRVARDPSMDDLVSDTVVPSKVTELDAQNLPVGAYFLRVSSIDDDKFESPVGPIAKVVVASVALSETTPGLARLAVTPSDVVCTIDGSAGTTEVDGTRPHGVVCQLDARDPKARGAEVAKSPGTLTLPAVTKPLARRVGAAERGGRDGEGRVTIDLAEPSGAPASAEGVEVTATNGVTVTRVDREGTRLVVHLAYPSTARPFVLRVQKGTRVTESPVLHASPTREAEAVPRAPRRDDDGIRPRGFEIGAGFGLGELFSGHGGRQLTLATAYRTPLSRTFGVALGPSVTIARFDAAPIDAPSFDGAPPGDVSSHTNVVLGFPVALRLFPSRTLSPYVAAAPELALQRASFAKGLLRTTATGTALGGRLTLGGQAAAGPGFAYLEGSLRGMAAVASDTSSEPLTGASFDLGYRLAF
- a CDS encoding YdcF family protein, encoding MVARLANLSRSKRIRLAIGALLTTLTLGTAVPSAFVYRDGVTRITPEDDVRHADAILVLGAKVFPDGRPSDVLRDRLEAALRLYRRGVARTVLLTGDHAEPGYDEPGAMAAWLVLHGVPKDALVQDGRGLDTYSSMARAKGTYRMNRVVVVTQAFHLPRALYLAHALGLESQGVVADARRYRKGAYYEVREVASRVRAFVDVKRARQVPEGP